The Bacteroidota bacterium sequence AAATTCCATTGGCTTAAGTGATACCAACAAGTCAATGTCGCTGGAATCATTAAAATCATTGGTACAAACCGATCCGAATGCATATAAGTATTTTACATTATGTGCTGCACATAACATCTTGATACTTTCAATGTTTTTTGCCAGGATCTGATGCATAATTTTTTAATCAAAATTATTAATAATTCGGCAAATAATCAAGAATGTCAAAATTGGTTACTTAATGCATCTGATGTAAGGTATGGAGAAACCAGGATCATCTCACCACCACCACCACCCCATCCACTTCCCTCATCTCTCCACCTCCCACAGCATACTCCACCCGATACACATACGTTCCTTCCGGTGCCGGCTGTCCGTTGTATTGCCCGTCCCAGCCTTCGGTGATACTTTTGCTTTCAAAGACCAGGCCGCCCCAGCGCTTGTAGATGAACAGGTGGAAGTGTGTTATGTTGTCCGATGCGGTTTTTGCCTTGAAAATGTCGTTCAGGCCATCGCTGTTGGGTGAGAAGGTGTTGGGGAAGAAGAGCGTGTTGTTTTGGGGTTTGACAGGAGGAGGGGGGGGATGATTGACGATCGACGATCGATGAGCCAATACATATTCTTGCTTTGAATGACATAAAAATAGTAGAAGTAATTAATGATATTGTATTTTTACTTATTGTTGATAATGTGTATCGTCATAAATGGGTCAGTCTTTCAAAAAAGTTGGCTGCTGCCAGCAAGGAAGAAAAGGAAAAGTTGACTATTTCCCTGTCCGGCTTAGGAATCCACTGGAATCTTATTGATGGAAATATTTCTATTAAGAAGCTGCTGGATAGCGGAATGAGTGAATTATGAATATATGATCGGTGATCAAGCCCCTTTATACGAATCAGTTGCTCAATGAATAACAA is a genomic window containing:
- a CDS encoding nucleotidyltransferase domain-containing protein, producing MHQILAKNIESIKMLCAAHNVKYLYAFGSVCTNDFNDSSDIDLLVSLKPMEFGEYADMYFALADKLEELFQRPVDLITDKSLSNPYFIKSVDQTKKLLYE
- a CDS encoding gliding motility-associated C-terminal domain-containing protein, with protein sequence MAHRSSIVNHPPPPPVKPQNNTLFFPNTFSPNSDGLNDIFKAKTASDNITHFHLFIYKRWGGLVFESKSITEGWDGQYNGQPAPEGTYVYRVEYAVGGGEMREVDGVVVVVR
- a CDS encoding DUF2442 domain-containing protein, with amino-acid sequence MNDIKIVEVINDIVFLLIVDNVYRHKWVSLSKKLAAASKEEKEKLTISLSGLGIHWNLIDGNISIKKLLDSGMSEL